One Lutzomyia longipalpis isolate SR_M1_2022 chromosome 4, ASM2433408v1 DNA segment encodes these proteins:
- the LOC129795196 gene encoding RNA-binding protein Rsf1 produces the protein MGDTRGTRVYVGNLTDKVKKEDLEEEFIKFGKLNSVWVAFNPPGFAFVEFQNQDEAEKACDILNGSEVLGSKLRVEMSKGRPRSSRGGSKFGGPRGGGMGGRGGGGGSSFRSSGGPRQGGGGGNFRTNGGPGGFSSRNSSGGGGGGGFRPRGRGGRGGYDNGGGGGGFGGGRGSGSFGRDRDGGGYNSFSGGRGNNGGGSGNRFRSRSPAGGGPRNRF, from the coding sequence ATGGGAGATACTCGCGGTACACGTGTCTACGTTGGAAATCTCACGGATAAGGTGAAGAAGGAGGATCTCGAGGaggaattcattaaattcGGGAAGCTCAATAGCGTGTGGGTGGCCTTCAACCCACCGGGGTTTGCCTTTGTTGAGTTCCAAAATCAAGATGAGGCCGAGAAGGCTTGCGACATCCTCAATGGCAGCGAAGTTCTCGGCTCCAAGTTGCGCGTTGAGATGTCCAAGGGGCGCCCGAGGAGTTCACGCGGCGGCAGCAAGTTTGGTGGACCACGCGGCGGCGGCATGGGTGGCCGCGGTGGTGGGGGTGGCAGTAGTTTCCGCAGCAGCGGCGGCCCACGACAGGGTGGCGGTGGCGGGAACTTCCGCACCAATGGCGGCCCAGGGGGATTCAGTAGTCGCAACAGCAGCGGCGGCGGCGGTGGCGGTGGATTCAGGCCCCGTGGACGTGGTGGCCGTGGGGGCTACGATAATGGCGGGGGTGGCGGTGGATTTGGTGGTGGTCGTGGCTCCGGGAGCTTTGGGCGCGATCGCGATGGGGGTGGCTACAATTCCTTCAGCGGTGGACGCGGCAACAATGGCGGCGGCAGTGGGAATCGCTTCAGGTCACGAAGTCCCGCCGGCGGTGGCCCACGCAATCGCTTCTAA
- the LOC129795194 gene encoding parkin coregulated gene protein yields MSSSSARKRLTPKRIVPPFSTESLQKNTRVAAPPKTPQKRYFLQPRATSFRMFYDRGDLPIKMDYLIGGFKIAWTVDIDKLDYGLYLPLFFDGLSETQHPYKTYARQGVQDLLAHGGDKIYPVIPQLIIPIKNALNTRNNETMCVTLKIIQQLVMSSDLVGPALVPFYRQLLPMFNAYKVKNLNCGDNIDYAQKNNMNLGDLIDETLQVLERHGGEDAFINIKYMVPTYESCYIN; encoded by the exons ATGTCCAGCAGCAGTGCCCGGAAGCGCTTAACACCCAAACGCATCGTGCCCCCATTCTCCACGGAATCCCTGCAGAAGAATACACGTGTTGCAGCACCCCCAAAGACGCCACAGA AACGGTACTTCCTGCAACCGCGCGCCACGTCCTTCCGGATGTTCTACGATCGCGGGGATTTACCCATAAAGATGGATTACCTCATTGGGGGCTTCAAAATTGCGTGGACGGTGGATATTGATAAATTGGACTACGGTCTGTACCTGCCGCTCTTCTTCGATGGGCTCAGTGAGACGCAGCATCCGTACAAGACCTACGCCAGGCAAGGTGTTCAGGATCTCCTTGCACATGGTGGTGATAAAATCTACCCTGTAATCCCGCAACTAATCATCCCCATTAAGA ATGCTCTCAATACGCGCAACAATGAAACAATGTGCGTAACATTGAAGATCATTCAGCAGCTCGTGATGTCGTCTGATCTCGTGGGGCCGGCCCTTGTGCCCTTCTACCGTCAACTCCTGCCCATGTTCAATGCGTACAAAGTGAAGAATCTCAATTGTGGCGATAACATTGACTACGCGCAGAAGAATAATATGAATTTGGGTGATTTAATTGATGAGACGCTGCAGGTGTTGGAGCGTCACGGCGGCGAAGATGCCTTCATCAACATCAAATACATGGTGCCCACCTATGAGTCTTGCTACATCAACTAA